In Primulina huaijiensis isolate GDHJ02 chromosome 6, ASM1229523v2, whole genome shotgun sequence, a single window of DNA contains:
- the LOC140978727 gene encoding uncharacterized protein, producing MAMGTERSKALHNFTFPVGLRWGNQKFLRCIKVDSDGQFINEAGSSDHHHHHQQQQSINQRQTTSDRKRDKDSSASKLLPFGSLQMGSAPPPVSDDGFASMRENVKLDVQTAADKLKAATFKDSHEDCSVSVSLLPPHPPVPRHSAVMPGEGEAKNPWNLRKRRAACKTPVSGFIFGTNGGSSAAGVSGKTLRADGATEATDELSRLRSGGNVAAICAEKLTREKFSVALSKREIGEDFFSFTGHKPARRPKKRAKIVQRELDTLFPGLSLTEITADTYKVSEGAP from the exons ATGGCTATGGGGACAGAAAGATCCAAGGCTTTACATAATTTCACGTTTCCCGTCGGTTTGAGGTGGGGGAATCAGAAATTTCTCCGCTGCATTAAGGTCGATTCTGATGGACAATTCATCAATGAAGCTGGTTCATCTgatcaccaccaccaccaccagcagCAGCAATCAATCAATCAGCGGCAGACTACAAGTGATAGAAAGAGAGACAAAGACTCTTCTGCTTCCAAATTGCTTCCTTTTGGATCCCTCCAAATGGGTTCTGCTCCACCGCCGGTGTCAGATGACGGGTTTGCCTCCATGAGAGAGAACGTGAAGCTTGATGTTCAGACGGCTGCTGATAAATTGAAAGCTGCGACCTTTAAGGATAGTCATGAGGATTGTTCGGTTTCTGTATCTCTTCTGCCGCCGCACCCGCCGGTACCGCGGCATTCTGCGGTGATGCCTGGTGAAGGAGAGGCCAAAAATCCGTGGAATCTGAGGAAGAGGCGAGCTGCCTGTAAGACTCCGGTAAGTGGGTTTATTTTCGGTACAAATGGTGGTTCTTCTGCCGCCGGGGTTAGCGGGAAAACTTTGAGGGCGGATGGGGCGACGGAGGCAACTGACGAATTGTCCAGGCTTAGAAGTGGTGGTAACGTGGCGGCGATTTGCGCAGAGAAGTTAACGCGGGAGAAATTTTCAGTTGCCCTCTCAAAGAGAGAAATCGGAGAGGATTTTTTTTCATTCACTGGTCACAAACCAGCGCGCAGACCCAAGAAGAGAGCTAAAATTGTCCAGAGAGAATTGGAT ACACTATTCCCAGGATTGAGTTTGACAGAAATTACGGCAGATACGTATAAAGTTTCTGAAGGTGCTCCGTGA